Proteins encoded by one window of Blautia argi:
- a CDS encoding response regulator transcription factor, with product MRVIVADDEFFARKALVKRIGELSEEIEVCEEAENGRQVMELLKSHGADLVVTDIRMPDMDGLEVAKQVKEQFPETSVIIESGYADFDYATTAIRYGVKDYLTKPVKKEELERAVQRVKEEKKTLNQKLEKQLAVYKGQLMDFSRILENETAAREILGDLFEKMKAEAWYLLTAQSCNKVVGKEEISQILEIFRKEGETGGAYFYPKNEFIFVVKAGENGDFPEGFVKKKLIACWNQAGVALHMGVSQYHEKTEAFTKEGAGAYREAVYAINQRLLQPEQQIYRYEAEVNVNQLFSQAEERELEKYLTENKEQEAIKIVERLFRQCENNPEVSIYSLFTSLIQIMNVINRVYTMRKEQENTEADKSSYLLFNFKADLYAFHSLEELKKYIFGLLSDVSEEEGQKSSIIEDLLKYLEWNYQYDISVNELAAHKYFVNPSYLSRLFKSETGKTFSKYLTELRIQKAAELLKESSLKIGDVALCVGYNDVSYFIQTFKKRYCMTPEQYRNG from the coding sequence ATGCGGGTGATTGTTGCAGATGATGAGTTTTTTGCCAGAAAGGCGCTGGTAAAAAGAATTGGGGAACTTTCAGAAGAAATTGAAGTCTGCGAGGAGGCAGAAAACGGCAGACAAGTTATGGAGCTTTTGAAGAGTCATGGAGCAGATTTGGTCGTTACCGATATCCGTATGCCGGATATGGACGGGCTGGAGGTTGCAAAACAGGTAAAGGAGCAGTTTCCGGAAACCAGCGTGATTATTGAAAGCGGATATGCGGATTTTGATTATGCTACCACAGCAATTCGGTACGGGGTAAAAGACTATCTTACAAAACCAGTGAAAAAGGAAGAACTGGAAAGAGCCGTACAGAGAGTAAAGGAGGAGAAGAAAACGCTGAACCAGAAGCTGGAAAAACAGCTTGCAGTTTATAAGGGGCAGCTTATGGACTTTTCACGTATTCTGGAAAATGAAACCGCAGCCAGAGAAATTCTGGGAGATTTGTTTGAAAAAATGAAAGCAGAAGCCTGGTATCTTCTGACAGCACAGAGCTGCAATAAAGTTGTTGGAAAAGAAGAAATCAGTCAGATTTTGGAGATATTCAGAAAAGAAGGGGAAACGGGAGGCGCTTATTTTTATCCAAAGAATGAATTTATTTTTGTAGTAAAGGCAGGAGAGAATGGGGACTTTCCGGAAGGCTTTGTGAAAAAGAAGCTGATTGCATGCTGGAATCAGGCAGGAGTTGCTTTACATATGGGAGTCAGCCAGTATCATGAGAAGACAGAAGCTTTTACCAAAGAGGGAGCAGGGGCGTACAGGGAGGCAGTGTATGCCATAAATCAGAGGCTCTTGCAGCCGGAACAGCAGATATACCGCTATGAGGCAGAGGTGAATGTGAATCAGTTGTTTTCTCAGGCAGAGGAAAGAGAATTGGAGAAATATCTTACGGAAAATAAGGAGCAGGAGGCAATAAAAATTGTAGAGCGGCTCTTCAGACAATGCGAAAACAATCCGGAGGTCAGTATTTATTCTTTATTTACTTCTCTGATACAGATTATGAATGTGATTAACCGGGTGTATACTATGCGGAAGGAACAGGAAAATACCGAGGCAGACAAAAGCTCTTATCTGTTGTTTAACTTTAAGGCAGATTTGTATGCTTTTCATTCCCTGGAAGAACTGAAAAAATACATTTTTGGATTGCTTTCCGACGTATCAGAGGAGGAAGGGCAGAAATCTTCGATTATTGAGGATTTGTTGAAATATCTGGAATGGAATTATCAGTATGACATCAGTGTAAATGAGCTGGCGGCCCATAAATATTTTGTGAATCCCAGTTATTTAAGCCGTTTGTTTAAGTCAGAAACAGGGAAGACCTTTTCTAAATATCTCACGGAGCTGCGGATTCAGAAGGCAGCAGAACTCTTAAAGGAAAGCAGCCTTAAAATCGGAGATGTGGCGCTGTGTGTAGGGTATAATGATGTGTCTTATTTTATACAGACCTTTAAAAAGCGTTACTGCATGACACCGGAGCAATATCGAAACGGGTAA